A genomic region of Procambarus clarkii isolate CNS0578487 chromosome 30, FALCON_Pclarkii_2.0, whole genome shotgun sequence contains the following coding sequences:
- the LOC138369855 gene encoding uncharacterized protein, whose translation MPSLEWDYDGLQRYAEDGPVQDDPHEVFPSNSYNSRQLLSDASLELNLEEELMFSSGPLADDYSGLPDLHKASHSTSFGSLPPDMGNSLPRYAPRMSFYKLTVSDSYNESDTHWEPLLISTPKKREDITTSMSMTLMNRQINGSKLSF comes from the exons ATGCCATCACTGGAGTGGGATTATGACGGTTTGCAACGGTATGCTGAAGATGGACCCGTGCAAGACGATCCACATGAAGTCTTCCCCTCTAACTCTTACAACAG tCGGCAGCTGTTATCAGACGCATCTTTAGAGTTGAATTTGGAGGAAGAGCTTATGTTCTCCTCTGGACCACTGGCGGATGACTACTCTGGACTACCTGACCTCCACAAGGCATCACATTCTACTTCCTTCGGTTCACTTCCTCCTGACATGGGCAATTCTCTGCCCAGGTATGCTCCCAGGATGTCTTTCTATAAATTAACTGTGTCTGACTCATATAATGAATCGGATACACATTGGGAACCACTACTGATATCCACCCCTAAGAAGAGAGAAGATATCACAACTTCGATGTCGATGACTCTAATGAATCGTCAAATTAATGGGTCAAAATTAAGTTTTTGA